A genome region from Geobacter pickeringii includes the following:
- a CDS encoding B12-binding domain-containing radical SAM protein: protein MSASPRLLLIYPATHKLGWARYFQLPSHSLQMVAAATPESWEVILADEVHDEVPFNGAFDLVGITAMTHQATRAYEIADRFRGRGVPVVLGGIHPTVLPDEALQHADAVVVGEAEPVWGELLDDLLAGRLRPVYRAPVPTGDLLTAPWPRREILAGRRYLTTQTVQASRGCPYDCSFCTVTPYFGRSFRYRDPADILAEIRSFNRKLVVFLDDNLLGDPAKARPILRGLAEMNVRWGSQTNLRFAEDPELLKLVAESGCIGLFVGIESVTGTHANMAKSGSKHTPADLMKRVRDAGIILETSIIFGFDDHDESVFETTVRFLEECSPSVPTFHILTPYPGTALFRQFQEEGRLLTTDWSRYDHSSVVFRPRLMSPERLHRGWLEARREAYSWRAVATRVLRNPGRRFTNLAYNILRKGPNDLLEEGTP from the coding sequence ATGTCCGCATCCCCCCGGCTGCTGCTGATCTATCCGGCCACCCACAAGCTCGGGTGGGCGCGCTATTTCCAGCTCCCCTCCCATTCGCTCCAGATGGTGGCCGCGGCCACGCCTGAATCCTGGGAAGTGATCTTGGCCGACGAGGTCCACGACGAGGTCCCCTTTAACGGTGCCTTCGACCTCGTGGGGATCACCGCCATGACCCACCAGGCGACCCGGGCCTACGAGATCGCTGACCGCTTCCGGGGGCGGGGAGTGCCGGTGGTCCTCGGTGGCATCCACCCCACGGTCCTCCCCGATGAGGCGCTGCAGCACGCCGACGCCGTGGTGGTGGGCGAGGCCGAGCCGGTCTGGGGGGAGCTCCTGGACGACCTCCTGGCGGGGCGGCTCCGACCGGTTTACCGGGCGCCGGTCCCCACGGGCGACCTCCTTACCGCCCCCTGGCCCCGGCGGGAGATCCTGGCCGGCCGGCGCTACCTCACCACCCAGACGGTGCAGGCGAGCCGGGGGTGCCCCTACGACTGCTCCTTCTGCACCGTGACCCCCTACTTCGGCCGCAGCTTCCGCTACCGCGACCCGGCGGATATCCTGGCCGAGATCCGCTCCTTCAACCGTAAACTCGTGGTCTTCCTCGACGACAACCTCTTGGGTGACCCGGCCAAGGCGCGGCCGATCCTGCGGGGGCTGGCGGAGATGAACGTCCGCTGGGGCTCCCAGACGAACCTCCGCTTCGCCGAGGACCCGGAACTCCTGAAGCTGGTGGCGGAGTCAGGGTGCATCGGCCTCTTTGTCGGGATTGAGTCGGTGACCGGCACCCACGCCAACATGGCCAAATCCGGCTCCAAGCACACCCCGGCGGATCTCATGAAACGGGTCCGCGACGCCGGGATCATCCTGGAGACCTCCATCATCTTCGGCTTCGACGACCACGACGAGAGCGTCTTCGAGACCACGGTCCGCTTCCTGGAGGAGTGCTCCCCCAGCGTTCCCACCTTCCACATCCTCACCCCGTACCCCGGCACGGCCCTCTTCCGCCAGTTCCAGGAGGAAGGGCGGCTCCTGACCACCGACTGGTCCCGCTACGACCACTCCAGCGTGGTTTTCCGGCCGCGGCTCATGTCTCCCGAACGGCTCCACCGCGGCTGGCTCGAAGCCCGGCGGGAAGCGTACAGCTGGCGCGCCGTCGCCACCCGCGTCCTGCGCAACCCGGGGCGCCGGTTCACCAATCTTGCCTACAACATCCTGCGCAAGGGGCCCAACGATCTGCTGGAGGAGGGGACGCCGTAA